Within Streptomyces sp. SS1-1, the genomic segment TGCGCGGGCAGTTGGTGTCGGAGGCCTTCGACTCGACTCTGCACATATCCTTCGACGTCCGCGGCGGCCTGCTGGTGCGCCAGGCCCACCACTGGGCGGCTCTGGTCTTCGTCGCGGCCATCCTCGTCCACCTGCTCCGGGTCTTCTTCACGGGCGCGTTCCGCAAACCGCGCGAACTGAACTGGGTGTTGGGGTTCGGGCTGCTCGTCCTCGCCATGTTCGGGGGGCTGACCGGCTACGACCTGCCGGGCGACCTGCTGTCCGGCACCGGCCTCCAGGTCGTGAACGGCACGATCCTGTCGATCCCCGTCGTCGGGACGTATCTGTCGTTCTTCCTCTTCGGCGGTGAGTTCCCCGGCGACGACCTGATCGCCCGCTTCAACACCCTGCACGTCCTGGTCATCCCCGCACTCATGGTCGCCCTGATCGTCGCCCACGTGGCCCTGGCCGTGCGCCACCGTCACACGCAGTACCCCGGCCCCGGCCGTACCCGCGGCAATGTCGTCGGTCTGTCACCCAAGGTGTACGCCGTGAAGGCCGCCGGCTACTTCTTCCTCGTGGCCGGCGTCATCTTCTTCATGGCCGCCGTCGCCGAGATCAACCCCGTCTGGGACTACGGGCCCTTCCGTCCCGACCAGGTCTCCGCCGGATCCCAGCCCGACTGGTACATGGGCGTCGCCGACGGACTCCTGCGCGTCATGCCCGGTTGGGAGATCGACCTCTGGGGCCACACCCTGGCCCTGGACAACCTCCTGCCGCTGCTGGCCGGGGTGCTGATCTTCCTGGCCATGGGCGCCTATCCGTTCCTGGAGGCGTGGGTCACGGACGACGACCGGGAACAGCATCTGCTGGACCGGCCCCGCAACCGCCCGGTACGCACCGCCCTCGGCGTGGCATGGATCAGTGTCTACTCGGTCGCCCTGGTCGGTGCCGCCAACGACATCATCGCCACCCGGCTGCACGTCTCGGTCGACGCCGTGACCTGGGCCGTGCGCATCGGCCTCTTCGTCGTTCCGGTCCTGGCCTTCGTCGTCACCAAGCGCGTGGCACTGGGACTGCAGCGCCGGGACCGCGACCTCGTGCTCCACGGCCGCGAGAGCGGCGTCATCAAGCGCCTGCCGCACGGAGAGTACGTCGAGGTCCACGCGCCCCTCGACCGGGCGCACCTGCACACGCTGACCGCGCACGAGCAGTACCGGCCCCTTAAGGCCGCGTCCGCGCGCGACGGGGACGGTGCGGTGCGCCGTCGCACCCAGCGGCTGCGCAGCGGGCTCAGCGGCTTCCTCTACGGCCCCGGCTCACAGGTCCCCAAGCCCACGGTGGCCGAACACGAGGAGATCACCGGTCGACACGGGTCCTGAACCCGAACACGCCTTGACCGACACCATCTTCACGACATGTCACACCTTCAGTGGTTCTCCGGTCTGAAGGGTGTAAAGGCGACACAACGTACGGCCGACGCGACCGGGCCGCCCATCCGGCGGCCCGCACCGCGCGCCCCGCGCCCGTCGGCCCGAGTGGCCGCCCATCCCCGCGAGCAGCCCTCATGGGCGCCGCGAGAGCACACCGATCCCGCCCGAAAGGCATTCGACATGAACCTCATCTCCCGCACCAGCCGGACCCGCACGGCGATGACCGTCCTGGCCGGCGCCGGCGTCGCCGCCGGCCTGTTCGTCACCACCATCGCCCCGGCCTCCGCCGACAAGGGCACCACCGACCGGGGCCCCAAGCCCACCGTCGTCCTGGTCCACGGTGCCTTCGCCGACTCCACGAGCTGGAACGACGTCATCGGCAGGCTCCGGCACGACGGCTACCCGGTCGTCGCCGTCGCCAACCCGCTGCGCTCCCTGAGCGGCGACTCCGCCTACCTCAAGGACGTCCTGGCCGGCATCGACGGCCCGATCGTCCTGGCCGGTCACTCCTACGGCGGTTCGGTGATCAGCAACGCCGCCACCGGCAACAAGAACGTCAAAGCGCTGGTCTACCTCGCCGCCTTCCTCCCCGAGAAGGGCGAGAGCGCGGGCGATCTGGCCGCACGCTTCCCCGGCAGCACCCTCGGTGAGGCGCTGCGCCCCGTGCCCGTGACGAACGCCGACGGTTCCCGGGGTACCGACCTCTACATCCAGAACGACAAGTTCCGCGGGCAGTTCGCCGCCGACGTGCCCCGCAACACGACCGACCTCATGACCGTCACCCAGCGACCGGTCACCGAGGCGGCCCTCGCCGAGGGAGCGGCCGAACCGGCCTGGAAGACCATCCCCTCCTGGGTCCTGGTCGCCACCCAGGACCGCAACATCCCGGCCGCGGCCCAGGAGTTCATGGCCCGGCGGGCCGGTGCCACGACCACGCAGGTGCGGGCTTCCCACGCGGTGAGCGTCTCGCAGCCCGGAAAGGTGACCGGCGTCATCGAGAACGCCGCCCGCTCGGTGCGCTGACCCCATCCTGTGCTCGAAGGGCCGGCGGCTCACCGCCGGCCCTTCCCCGAACCCGAGGACGGACTCATGCGCCGCGAACCGCGGATCATCCGGGTGGGCCCCGGCCATCTCGCCCGCATGGTGGCGATGCACCGCCGCTGCTCGCCGCAGACCCTGTGGAGCCGTTACCACCGGGCGATGGCCGACCCCCGCACCTATGTGCCCACCCTGCTGTCCCGTCCCGGGTCGGTACACCTGGCGGCCCTCGGCGCCACCGGCCGCATCCTCGCCGTGGGCCACCTGATGCCGGATCACACGGCCGTGGAGGCGGCGCTGCTCGTCGAGGACTCCTGGCAGGGCCGCGGACTGGGTACCCGCCTGCTCCACCACCTGGGCGAGCACGCGCGGGCGGGTGGCTGGACGACGCTCTACGGCCTCTTCCGGGCCGGCGACGAGCGGATCGACGCCATGCTGCGCCACGCGCCCGCTCCCGTACGGCGCACGGAGGAGGGCGGCGCCGTCACCGCCTGGGTCCCGGTCCACGACCTGGTGGCCGGCCTGCCCGTCCCCCGGTGGTGACGCGCGCGGGCGCTTCGGAGACCGGCTTCGCCGCCGACTCCCAGCGCCGTGAGGGGGCCGGTGCGGGTCACGCGACCCGCACCGGCCCCCTGCGCTCACACGGCGTCGGGATACAGGTCGTCCTCGAACGCCGCCGACTCCAGAAGCGCCTTGACCGACGTCAGGTAGCGGGCCGCGTCCGCCCCGTCCACCAGCCGGTGGTCGTACGACAGCGACAGGTGCACCAGGTCCCGGACACCGATGACCTCCTCGTCACCGACGCGCACGACCCCCGGCCTCCTGACCGTGGCGCCCACGCCGAGGATCGCCGCCTGGTTCGGCGGAACGATGACGGTGTCGAACAGGGCACCGCGTGAACCCGTGTTGGACAGGGTGAAGGTCGCGCCCGACACGTCGTCGGGGGTGAGGTGGCCGCTGCGGGCCCGGTCCGCCAGGTCGTGGACGGCCCGGGCGAGCCCGGCGACGGTGAGGTCGCCGGCCGCCTTGACGACCGGGGTCATCAGACCGGCCTCCGTGTCGACCGCGATCCCGATGTTCTCGGTGTCGAAGTAGGTGATGGTCCCCTCGTCCTCGCTGATCCGGGCGTTGACGACCGGATGGGCCTTCAGTGCCTGAGCGGCCGCCTTGACGAAGAAGGGCATCGGGGAGAGCTTGAGGCCCTCACGGGCCAGGAAGCCGTCCTTCGCCCGGTTCCGCAGGCGCATCAGCCGGGTGACGTCGGCCTCGACGGTGGAGGTGAGCTGCGCCTGCTCCAGCAGCGCCCTCTTGAGGTTGTTGCCGATGGCCCGGCGGATACGGGTCATCGGCACCGTGCGCCCGCGAAGCGTGGACGCGTCGTCCCGCGGGGTGGGCGAGGGCGCGGGGGAAGCCGGAAGGGTGGACGCGGCAGGCGGTGCCACGATTACGGCGGGTGCCGGTGCCGGTGCCGGTGCGGGTGCGCGGGGCACGGATGCGGCGGGGGGCAGGGCCGGAGCGGCCTGGGGAGCCTCGGCCGGAGCCGGAGCCGGAGCCGGAGCCGGAGCCGGAGCCGGAGCCGGAGCCGGAGCCGGAGCCGGAGCCGGAGCCGGAGCCGGAGCCGGAGCCGGGACCGGAGGCGCGGGCGGGGCCGCCGGGGCCGTGTCGGGAGCGCCGATGACGCCGAGGGCGACACCCACCTCGACGGTCTCGTCCTCGGCGACGAGGATCTCCAGCAGGACGCCGCCGGCGGGCGAGGGGATCTCGGTGTCCACCTTGTCGGTCGACACCTCCAGCAGCGGCTCGTCGGCCTCGACGTGCTCACCGACCTGCTTGAGCCAGCGGGTCACGGTCCCCTCGGTGACGGACTCGCCGAGGGCCGGCAGGGTCACGGAAACGGTCATGATGACGTTCAACTCCTCACGGGCCGGCGGGGCGCGTGGCCGGGCCGGACCTGTCGTGCACGGCCCGCGTCGGTCGACGCGGGCGGTAGGGGGCGCCTCGCCCGGGGGTTCACCGGTCGAGGCCGTAGTGCGCGCGGGCCCGCGCGACCGTCTCCGGCGGGACCTGCCCCGCCAGGGCCAGACGGTCCAGCGCGGTCACCACGATCGACTCGGCGTCCACCCGGAAGTGGCGGCGCACGTCCTCACGGGTGTCGGACAGCCCGAAGCCGTCGGTGCCCAGCGAGTAGTAGTCCTGTTCGACCCACTGGGCGATCTGGTCGGGGACCTGCCGCATCCAGTCGCTGACGGCCAGCACCGGCCCCGGCGCCCCGGCCAGGGCCCGGGTGACGAACGGCGTGCGTTCCTCGCCCCGCGTCCGGGCGTCGTCGGCCCGCATGGCGTCCCGGCGCAGCTCCGTCCAGGACGTCACCGACCACACGTCGGCGCGCACGTTCCAGTCGGAGGCGAGCAGTTCCTGCGCGCGCAGGGCCCAGTGGATCGCCGTACCGGAGGCGAGCAGCTGGAGCCGGGGCCCGGCAGCGGGCGTCTCGGCGGGCCGGAACCGGTAGATGCCCCGGACGATGCCCTCCTCGATGCCGGGGACCGGCGGCATGGCGGGCTGGTGCTTGGGCTCGTTGTACACCGTCAAGTAGTAGAAGACGTCCTCGGGCCGCTCGCCGTACATCCGGCGCAGACCGTCCCGGACGATGACCGCGATCTCGTAGGCGAAGGCCGGGTCGTAGCTGACGGCCGCCGGATTGGTGGCCGCCAGCAGGTGCGAGTGGCCGTCCCCGTGCTGGAGGCCCTCGCCGGTCATCGTCGTGCGCCCGGCGGTGCCGCCGACCACGAAGCCGCGCCCCATCTGGTCGCCGAGCGCCCAGAACTGGTCGCCGGTCCGCTGGAAACCGAACATGGCGTAGAAGATGTAGAAGGGGATCATGGGTTCGCCGTGCGTGGCGTACGACGTCGCGGCGGCGGCGAAGTCGGCGACGGAACCGGCCTCGGTGATGCCCTCGATGAGCAGCTGCCCGCTCGTGCTCTCCTTGTAGTGGAGCAGCTGGTCCGCGTCGACCGGATCGTAGGTCTGGCCCTGCGGCGAGTAGATGCCGGCGGTGGGGAACATCGACTCCATACCGAACGTGCGCGCCTCGTCGGGGACGATCGGCACCCAGCGTGCCCCGCTCCCCGGGTCGCGCATCAGCTCCTTGACCAGCCGGACCAGCGCCATCGTGGTGGCCATCTCCTGGTGGCCGGACCCCTTCTCCAGCTCCTCGAAGGGCTTGGCGGGCGGTTCCGGCAGCGGCTTGGCGACCACGCGCCGCACCGGGGCGGGCCCGCCCAGCGCGGCCCGGCGCTCGCGCAGGTACCGCACCTCGGGCGAGTCCTCCCCCGGATGCCAGAACGGGACCTGGTCGCCGGCGAGGGCGCTGTCGGGTATGGGCAGCTCCAGCAGATCGCGCATCGCCCGGAACTGCTCCATCGTCAGCTTCTTCATCTGGTGGTTGGCGTTGCGCGACTCGAACGCCGGACCCAGCGTGTGGCCCTTCACCGTCTGGGCGAGGACCACCGTCGGCGCGCCCCGGTGCTCCACGGCGGCCCGGTAGGCGGAGTACACCTTCAACGGCTCGTGTCCGCCCCGTGAATTCTCGAACAGCTCGACCACCCGCGCGTCGCTCAGCGAGGCGGAGAGAGCGGACAGGGCGTCACCCGTGAAGAAGTGCTCGCGGATGTAGGCGGCGTCACGCGCGGCGAGCGTCTGCAACTCGGCGTCCGGCACCTCGCCCAGGCGCCGCACGAGGTCGCCGGTGGTGTCCTGCGCCAGCAACGGGTCCCAGGCCTCGCCCCAGAGCGTCTTCACCACGTTCCAGCCCGCGCCCCGGAAGCGTGCCTCCAGTTCCTGGACGATCTTCGAGTTGGACCGCACCGGGCCGTCCAGGCGCTGCAGATTGCAGTTGACGACGAACGTCAGGTTGTCCAGGCCCTCCCGGGAGGCCAGGGTCAGGGCGGCCGTCGACTCCGGCTCGTCCATCTCCCCGTCGCCCAGGAACGCCCACACCCGTGAGCCGGAGGTGTCCTTGATCCCGCGGGCGTGCAGATAGCGGTTGAAGCGGGCCTGGTAGATGGCGCCGAGGGGGCCCAGTCCCATGGAGACCGTCGGGAACTCCCACAGCCACGGCAGCCGCCGGGGGTGTGGATAGGACGGCAGGCCGCGGCCCCCGGCCTCCCGGCGGAAGGCGTCCAGCCGGCTCTCGCTCAGCCGTCCCTCCAGGAAGACCCGCGCGTAGATCCCGGGGGAGGCGTGTCCCTGGACGAAGAGCTGGTCGCCGGAGCCGTCGCCGTCCTTCCCCCGGAAGAAGTGGTGGAAGCCGACCTCGTAGAGCCAGGCCGCCGAGGCGTAGGTGGAGATGTGACCGCCCAGTCCCAGGCGCGAGCCGCGGGTGACCATCGCCGCCGCGTTCCACCGGTTGAGCGCGGTGATCCTGGTCTCCATCTCCAGGTCACCGTCGTACTCCGGCTGCGCGGCGGCCGGGACGGTGTTGATGTAGTCCGAGTTCAGCAGCCCCGGCAGGGACGTGCCCGTGTCCGCCGCGAACTCGTGCAGCCGCCGCAGCAGGTAGACCGCCCGCTCCGGCCCCGCGTTGCGCACGACGGCGTCGAGGGATTCCCGCCACTCGGCGGTCTCCTCGCGGTCTCGGTCGGGGAGCTGGTCCAGCTCACTGCTCACGGGGGTCTCGGTCGGCCGGGGTTCACTCATGGCAGCCTTCTCTTCACGGCGTGGATGTCGTCGGCCGCGCATACGGTGGGTGTCGCGGGGCGACAGGTCGGACAGGGAGATGCGGGCGGCGGGTGTCGCCGCCGGGCGGGGGTCAGCGGCTCTTGAGCCACTGTGCGAAGGTGTGATGGCCCAGACGGGCGTCCGGCCCGGGAAGCAGGGCCCGCTCATCGAGCACCGCACCGAAGAACGGGGCCCGCGCGTCGGCGATCACCGGGCCGGGCCGGCCGAGCAGGTCGAGAACCGCGGCCGTGACGTCCTCCAGCCGGAGCTCCTCGGGCCCGGCCGCCTCGACCACGCCGAACTGCGGCAGCCCCACGGCGACATGGGCGAGGACCGTGGCGACGTCGTCCGCCGAGACGGGCCGGAGCAGGAGCGGCGGCACATGCACGCCGTCGGGCCGGGCGCCGCCCGCGGCGGCGGCCTCCACGGACTCGTGGAACGGCGTGGCGCGCACCACGGAGTACGGCACGGTGGTGCGCCGGGCCAGG encodes:
- a CDS encoding cytochrome b gives rise to the protein MGHDSRPVEPEHKHTGERLARWADSRLGRHRVARSARRLIFPDHWSFLLGQIALYSFVILLITGVYLSFYFHPSSDLVVHQGGYAPLRGQLVSEAFDSTLHISFDVRGGLLVRQAHHWAALVFVAAILVHLLRVFFTGAFRKPRELNWVLGFGLLVLAMFGGLTGYDLPGDLLSGTGLQVVNGTILSIPVVGTYLSFFLFGGEFPGDDLIARFNTLHVLVIPALMVALIVAHVALAVRHRHTQYPGPGRTRGNVVGLSPKVYAVKAAGYFFLVAGVIFFMAAVAEINPVWDYGPFRPDQVSAGSQPDWYMGVADGLLRVMPGWEIDLWGHTLALDNLLPLLAGVLIFLAMGAYPFLEAWVTDDDREQHLLDRPRNRPVRTALGVAWISVYSVALVGAANDIIATRLHVSVDAVTWAVRIGLFVVPVLAFVVTKRVALGLQRRDRDLVLHGRESGVIKRLPHGEYVEVHAPLDRAHLHTLTAHEQYRPLKAASARDGDGAVRRRTQRLRSGLSGFLYGPGSQVPKPTVAEHEEITGRHGS
- a CDS encoding alpha/beta fold hydrolase, with the translated sequence MNLISRTSRTRTAMTVLAGAGVAAGLFVTTIAPASADKGTTDRGPKPTVVLVHGAFADSTSWNDVIGRLRHDGYPVVAVANPLRSLSGDSAYLKDVLAGIDGPIVLAGHSYGGSVISNAATGNKNVKALVYLAAFLPEKGESAGDLAARFPGSTLGEALRPVPVTNADGSRGTDLYIQNDKFRGQFAADVPRNTTDLMTVTQRPVTEAALAEGAAEPAWKTIPSWVLVATQDRNIPAAAQEFMARRAGATTTQVRASHAVSVSQPGKVTGVIENAARSVR
- a CDS encoding GNAT family N-acetyltransferase, with translation MRREPRIIRVGPGHLARMVAMHRRCSPQTLWSRYHRAMADPRTYVPTLLSRPGSVHLAALGATGRILAVGHLMPDHTAVEAALLVEDSWQGRGLGTRLLHHLGEHARAGGWTTLYGLFRAGDERIDAMLRHAPAPVRRTEEGGAVTAWVPVHDLVAGLPVPRW
- a CDS encoding 2-oxo acid dehydrogenase subunit E2, whose amino-acid sequence is MTVSVTLPALGESVTEGTVTRWLKQVGEHVEADEPLLEVSTDKVDTEIPSPAGGVLLEILVAEDETVEVGVALGVIGAPDTAPAAPPAPPVPAPAPAPAPAPAPAPAPAPAPAPAPAPAPAPAEAPQAAPALPPAASVPRAPAPAPAPAPAVIVAPPAASTLPASPAPSPTPRDDASTLRGRTVPMTRIRRAIGNNLKRALLEQAQLTSTVEADVTRLMRLRNRAKDGFLAREGLKLSPMPFFVKAAAQALKAHPVVNARISEDEGTITYFDTENIGIAVDTEAGLMTPVVKAAGDLTVAGLARAVHDLADRARSGHLTPDDVSGATFTLSNTGSRGALFDTVIVPPNQAAILGVGATVRRPGVVRVGDEEVIGVRDLVHLSLSYDHRLVDGADAARYLTSVKALLESAAFEDDLYPDAV
- the aceE gene encoding pyruvate dehydrogenase (acetyl-transferring), homodimeric type; translation: MSEPRPTETPVSSELDQLPDRDREETAEWRESLDAVVRNAGPERAVYLLRRLHEFAADTGTSLPGLLNSDYINTVPAAAQPEYDGDLEMETRITALNRWNAAAMVTRGSRLGLGGHISTYASAAWLYEVGFHHFFRGKDGDGSGDQLFVQGHASPGIYARVFLEGRLSESRLDAFRREAGGRGLPSYPHPRRLPWLWEFPTVSMGLGPLGAIYQARFNRYLHARGIKDTSGSRVWAFLGDGEMDEPESTAALTLASREGLDNLTFVVNCNLQRLDGPVRSNSKIVQELEARFRGAGWNVVKTLWGEAWDPLLAQDTTGDLVRRLGEVPDAELQTLAARDAAYIREHFFTGDALSALSASLSDARVVELFENSRGGHEPLKVYSAYRAAVEHRGAPTVVLAQTVKGHTLGPAFESRNANHQMKKLTMEQFRAMRDLLELPIPDSALAGDQVPFWHPGEDSPEVRYLRERRAALGGPAPVRRVVAKPLPEPPAKPFEELEKGSGHQEMATTMALVRLVKELMRDPGSGARWVPIVPDEARTFGMESMFPTAGIYSPQGQTYDPVDADQLLHYKESTSGQLLIEGITEAGSVADFAAAATSYATHGEPMIPFYIFYAMFGFQRTGDQFWALGDQMGRGFVVGGTAGRTTMTGEGLQHGDGHSHLLAATNPAAVSYDPAFAYEIAVIVRDGLRRMYGERPEDVFYYLTVYNEPKHQPAMPPVPGIEEGIVRGIYRFRPAETPAAGPRLQLLASGTAIHWALRAQELLASDWNVRADVWSVTSWTELRRDAMRADDARTRGEERTPFVTRALAGAPGPVLAVSDWMRQVPDQIAQWVEQDYYSLGTDGFGLSDTREDVRRHFRVDAESIVVTALDRLALAGQVPPETVARARAHYGLDR
- a CDS encoding SDR family oxidoreductase, with translation MRVVVAGATGLIGSRTVARLRDHGVEVVPVSRGEGVDVSTGHGLDRALRGADVIVDVTDAPSRRQEAATTFFTTATGNLLRAAAAADVEHYVALSVVGADRVGAGYFRAKAAQEDLARRTTVPYSVVRATPFHESVEAAAAGGARPDGVHVPPLLLRPVSADDVATVLAHVAVGLPQFGVVEAAGPEELRLEDVTAAVLDLLGRPGPVIADARAPFFGAVLDERALLPGPDARLGHHTFAQWLKSR